AGTGTAACCTCCATGTCATTTCAGGATTTCCGGTTCTTTACATTCCTTTCAAGCTGCCAACTGTCAGTCCTTTTTTGCCAGAAGCTGCAGGGGCGGAATGCTTGATCACGGAAGCAACACCGTGAGGAGCGGAAGCCGAAGCTTTCAAATGATCTACCTGGTGAATGTCGTGCCCCTCATCGTGATCAGTGAGATCAGGATGAGCCGTATCAGAGAATCGCTGACTCATGTTCGCCATGATCTCTTTGACAGTCAAATAGTCTGTATGCGTCTTTTCGCGCATGCCATCCAGGAGCTGACGTGTTTCGTCATCCTTGAATTCATACAGAGAGAGCTCCAGATGCTCGCGGAAATTGTGCAGTCCAAAACGTTCCAGATTCACATCGGACAGCATTTGCGAGAGGTCGCGATCACTGAGCTGATCCAGGCTTTTTCCTGAGGATAGCTTCTCCAGGTAGGGAACCAATTCCTGCAAGCGACCCATGCGTTGTTCTTCTTCTTCCAAAATATGATGGTAGTAAAGACGAGTATGCTCGTCCGTTGCCGCGTCGATAATCGGCTGGATAACGCCCATGAAGCTGTTGATATAACCTTTGGTGCGATCAAAAATGGCGTGCAGCTGTGTAATTTCTTGCACCTACGCCACCTCCTCATTCACAATCTATTTTCTCATTATACCGTTGGTAAAAACACCCGGGCAACACCTATGTACATTTTCTTATGATTACGAAGAATATGGTGCGGTGTAATTTGGAAAAGGGGGCAGGAACGTTAGAGCGCCGTGGCTTTGCCTATCGGCTTCGTTTCTAGTTTTGTTTTTTGACAAAAAAGTTATCATGGAGAGTATTGTCAAAGGCAATTGGGAATGATAATATTTATCAATAAGAGTGATATTCATTATCAATTAACGTTCTGAGAAGAAAACATAAATCCTACAATCACCTAAATTTAAGGAGGTAACAAGTAATGTCATCCATTTTAGTAATTGGCGGAGATCGCCTGGGCAATATTATCGAACTTCTGCAAGGACAAGGCTTCAAGGATATTCACCACGTAACTGGACGGAAAAGCTCGCAAACCGGGGTGAAAATACCAGCTGGTATCCACATGATTCTGGTGTTGACTGATTTCGTCAATCACAACTTGGCCAAAACCGTGAAAAACCAAGCTAAAGATCGCGAGCTACCCATCGTTTTCTGCAAACGTTCGTGTTCTGCGATTGCCAAAGCTTTTGATCTCACTGCGTAAATACATACTCTCCCGGTAGGGCAGACTACGATCGTGAGTCTGACATAACGGAGGAATGACGCGCATGGAACAGAATCGTTTGAGTGAACTGCCTATCGCACAGCTTACGGCCGCTCAGCTGCAACAATTAAAACAGGCAGAAGAACAAATCAACACAGAAGGTCCAAATGTATATCTTATTGCATTAGAGAAGCAATCCCCGTCCTCCTAGACGGGGTTTTTTTATTGAAACGTTTGCTTCTCACTTGAATACGTATTGCTCCAATTGCATTTTGAGGGCGTCAATTCCGATGGCGAAGCCCAAGCATTGGCTGGATTGAATGATGAATGCATTGAGACCAACGACTTCCCCATTCAAATTAATGAGTGGACCTCCGCTATTTCCTGGGTTAATGGCAGCATCCGTTTGAAAAATTTCTTCGTACATTCGCTTCGCAACCTGTAAGCGGCGGTTTTTGGCACTGATGATCCCCGCTGTCACAGAATTTTCCAAACCAAGTGGGGAACCAACTGTCGCCATACAGGCAAAATTAGGGGCAATTTCAGTGAAAAGACAAAAGATGCAGGCAGACCTCTCGATTTTTCTGACCAGAGGCAGTGTCTGTTGCTTCCGCGTCAACACGTTGGATGAGTGTGCACACGAGTAATCGCCGTTCTTTTTCATTTGCATGCGTCCAAATGAGATGCCAATTAGAAAGGGCATTTAGATCAAGCGGTTGTCCTTTTGAAAAAGCAGAGTATGTCCGTTCCCGTTCTTTTGCAGCCAGCTCCAACGCACTGATTTTCTCTCGTAAGGCAGGGAGAGTAAGGAATCCCTCTTCA
This genomic stretch from Brevibacillus sp. DP1.3A harbors:
- a CDS encoding IMEF encapsulin system ferritin-like cargo protein, whose amino-acid sequence is MQEITQLHAIFDRTKGYINSFMGVIQPIIDAATDEHTRLYYHHILEEEEQRMGRLQELVPYLEKLSSGKSLDQLSDRDLSQMLSDVNLERFGLHNFREHLELSLYEFKDDETRQLLDGMREKTHTDYLTVKEIMANMSQRFSDTAHPDLTDHDEGHDIHQVDHLKASASAPHGVASVIKHSAPAASGKKGLTVGSLKGM
- a CDS encoding DUF2325 domain-containing protein, whose amino-acid sequence is MSSILVIGGDRLGNIIELLQGQGFKDIHHVTGRKSSQTGVKIPAGIHMILVLTDFVNHNLAKTVKNQAKDRELPIVFCKRSCSAIAKAFDLTA
- a CDS encoding S1C family serine protease, whose product is MATVGSPLGLENSVTAGIISAKNRRLQVAKRMYEEIFQTDAAINPGNSGGPLINLNGEVVGLNAFIIQSSQCLGFAIGIDALKMQLEQYVFK